A genomic window from Fusarium oxysporum Fo47 chromosome VIII, complete sequence includes:
- a CDS encoding S-adenosyl-L-methionine-dependent methyltransferase translates to MADNSPQDPAATATIQPEGHLEVDDNLDANDSLYHSTVGGSSFLSSLNSSIYNYRYENGRRYHAFREGTYPVPNDEDEQDRMDLVHHVYSILLDGKLHLAPIDENPQRVLDLGTGTGIWAIDFADEHPSAEVIGNDLSPIQPEWNPPNCTFEVDDYEDEWLYRAEFDFIHARELEACVGDEDLLLQRAFRHIRSNGYVELQGVDARFESDDGTLDKGPNAKLWMKHLIEACAKFGKPVDCADKWKDRLIKAGFVDVQQEVRKLPIGPWPKDPKLKELGRYQAIQESKVIDSYTPKLFEYALGWSADEIQVLMAQVKNELRDPAIHLYLPVYFVWGRKP, encoded by the exons ATGGCTGATAACTCTCCGCAAGACCCTGCCGCGACGGCTACCATTCAGCCAGAGGGCCATTTGGAAGTTGAT GATAACTTGGATGCCAATGATTCGCTTTATCATTCGAC GGTCGGAGGTTCGAGTTTTTTGTCGTCCCTGAATTCAAGCATATACAATTATAG ATACGAA AATGGACGTCGATATCATGCATTCCGAGAAGGCACTTATCCCGTG CCcaacgatgaagatgagcaAGATCGTATGGACCTCGTTCATCACGTATACAGTATCCTTCTTGACGGAAAGCTCCACCTTGCCCCAATTGACGAGAATCCTCAACGTGTACTCGACCTCGGCACAGGGACTGGTATCTGGGCGATAGATTTTGCAGA TGAGCATCCCTCGGCAGAGGTTATAGGAAACGATCTCAGTCCCATCCAACCAGAATG GAACCCACCAAACTGCACCTTTGAAGTAGATGACTACGAGGACGAGTGGCTATACCGCGCAGAATTCGACTTTATCCACGCCCGCGAGTTGGAAGCATGTGTAGGTGACGAGGACCTCTTGCTACAGCGAGCTTTCCGACATATACGTTCAAACGGCTATGTCGAATTACAGGGCGTAGACGCGCGCTTTGAGTCCGATGATGGAACGCTCGATAAGGGGCCTAATGCCAAATTGTGGATGAAGCACCTAATCGAGGCTTGTGCCAAGTTTGGCAAGCCTGTTGACTGTGCGGATAAATGGAAGGATAGGTTGATTAAGGCAGGGTTTGTGGATGTTCAGCAAGAAGTCCGAAAG TTGCCTATCGGACCTTGGCCGAAGGATCCAAAGCTTAAGGAACTTGGTCGGTATCAGGCTATCCAAGAGTCAAAGGTCATCGACTCCTACACGCCCAAACTGTTTGAGTACGCACTTGGTTGGAGTGCAGACGAGATTCAGGTGTTGATGGCACAGGTTAAGAATGAGCTAAGAGACCCAGCTATTCACCTGTATCTCCCTGTCTATTTTGTTTGGGGTAGAAAACCTTAG